The following coding sequences are from one Triplophysa dalaica isolate WHDGS20190420 chromosome 12, ASM1584641v1, whole genome shotgun sequence window:
- the cblc gene encoding E3 ubiquitin-protein ligase CBL-C isoform X3, which produces MMAMARNSGAVSRTLIPESSHSMSQCPTSADRKLLNKAIKRLDKLHKLSTDPRLGLKNSPPYLPELMSETASLLIEIWAPYRGTVMAVPRGDEGEYLRIHIKHLVDKAERALLLFKNAREKMFEDSSSFSHMLFELRSMFPGGRFQGDTFRVTKTEAKDFWRKAFGHKCIVEWNVFKLHLKRVHYFEEGMEAMALKSTVDLTCNDHISVFEFDIFTRLFQPWSTLIRNWNHLAVTHPGYMAFLTYDQVKARLEHYRHRPGSYIFRLSCTQMGQWAIGHVTNDGNILQTIPQNTPLFQALIKGFREGCYLYPDGRDVNPDLTSLCSPTQKSRVNVTEEQYELYCEIGSTFQLCKICTERDKDTRIQPCGHLLCQPCLTGWQKSDGHSCPYCRCDIRGTESILIEPYLPARDRSEGSREEEEEEEEEEEDHEDVELVMKKLACMKKISQEEYKVPGASLSPPPLPPKQCVSPSPSPKPRSKSLDMGTQNMALSSLKVKHSFQPIQTSADRSEDFSGETSSLTSRTHSGVTWEGPSESVKKRKYEKRRDNYKDAESRAEDSTSVSPTNLKVTLHRDIRYSLL; this is translated from the exons ATGATGGCAATGGCTAGAAATTCAGGGGCCGTAAGCCGAACCTTAATTCCTGAATCTTCTCACTCTATGTCCCAGTGCCCAACCAGCGCTGACCGTAAACTCTTGAATAAAGCTATCAAGAGACTGGACAAACTGCATAAACTCTCCACTGACCCGAGGCTGGGTCTTAAAAATAGCCCACCGTACCTCCCTGAGCTTATGTCGGAGACCGCAAGCCTCCTAATAGAAATATGGGCTCCCTACAGGGGAACCGTGATGGCCGTGCCACGAGGGGACGAGGGCGAATATCTGAGGATCCATATTAAACACTTGGTGGACAAGGCGGAGAGAGCTTTGCTACTGTTTAAGAATGCAAGAGAGAAGATGTTTGAAGATTCTTCGAGCTTCAG CCACATGTTGTTTGAGCTGCGATCAATGTTTCCTGGAGGGCGTTTTCAGGGTGATACCTTTAGAGTTACCAAGACAGAGGCGAAAGATTTCTGGAGGAAGGCCTTTGGACACAA gtgtatagtggaatggaatgtttttaaactgcaTCTTAAAAGGGTTCACTACTTTGAAGAGGGGATGGAGGCTATGGCTTTGAAGTCCACAGTTGATCTCACTTGTAACGATCACATATCGGTTTTTGAGTTTGATATTTTCACCAGGCTTTTTCAG CCCTGGTCAACTTTGATAAGGAACTGGAATCACCTAGCAGTAACTCATCCTGGATACATGGCATTTCTCACATACGACCAAGTCAAGGCTCGACTAGAGCACTACAGACATCGTCCTGGCAG CTACATCTTTCGTCTCAGTTGCACACAAATGGGTCAGTGGGCGATAGGTCACGTGACCAATGATGGCAACATTCTGCAAACCATTCCTCAGAACACACCTTTGTTTCAAGCACTCATCAAAGGGTTCAGGGAAGGCTG CTACTTATACCCTGATGGGCGTGATGTGAACCCTGACCTTACCAGCCTGTGCAGTCCAACTCAAAAGAGTCGAGTCAATGTAACAGAG GAACAGTACGAGTTATACTGCGAGATTGGCAGCACCTTTCAGCTATGCAAAATCTGCACAGAACGAGACAAAGACACGCGCATTCAGCCCTGTGGACATCTGCTTTGCCAGCCCTGCCTGACTGGATGGCAG AAGTCTGACGGACACTCATGCCCCTACTGCCGCTGTGACATCAGAGGCACGGAGTCTATCCTCATTGAGCCCTACCTGCCAGCGAGAGACAGAAGCGAGGGATCaagggaggaggaggaggaggaagaggaggaagaggaggatcATGAGGACGTAGAGCTGGTGATGAAAAAACTGGCTTGCATGAAAAAG ATATCACAGGAAGAGTACAAAGTTCCCGGCGCCAGCCTTTCACCTCCTCCTCTACCTCCAAAACAGTGTGTATCACCCAGTCCATCTCCCAAACCACGCTCTAAATCTTTGGACATGGGCACTCAGAACATGGCCCTGTCCAGCTTG AAAGTCAAACACAGTTTCCAGCCAATTCAAACCAGTGCAGACAG AAGTGAGGACTTCTCTGGAGAAACCTCGTCTTTAACGTCGAGGACACATA GTGGGGTGACCTGGGAAGGACCCTCAGAAAGTGTTAAAAAGAGGAAGTACGAGAAAAGAAGGGATAATTATAAAGATGCTGAGAGCAGAGCGGAGGATTCAACATCTGTTTCACCAACAAACCTGAAAGTGACTCTTCATCGTGACATCAGATATAGTCTTTTATAG
- the cblc gene encoding E3 ubiquitin-protein ligase CBL-C isoform X5, protein MMAMARNSGAVSRTLIPESSHSMSQCPTSADRKLLNKAIKRLDKLHKLSTDPRLGLKNSPPYLPELMSETASLLIEIWAPYRGTVMAVPRGDEGEYLRIHIKHLVDKAERALLLFKNAREKMFEDSSSFRRNLTKLSLLFSHMLFELRSMFPGGRFQGDTFRVTKTEAKDFWRKAFGHKCIVEWNVFKLHLKRVHYFEEGMEAMALKSTVDLTCNDHISVFEFDIFTRLFQPWSTLIRNWNHLAVTHPGYMAFLTYDQVKARLEHYRHRPGSYIFRLSCTQMGQWAIGHVTNDGNILQTIPQNTPLFQALIKGFREGCYLYPDGRDVNPDLTSLCSPTQKSRVNVTEEQYELYCEIGSTFQLCKICTERDKDTRIQPCGHLLCQPCLTGWQKSDGHSCPYCRCDIRGTESILIEPYLPARDRSEGSREEEEEEEEEEEDHEDVELVMKKLACMKKISQEEYKVPGASLSPPPLPPKQCVSPSPSPKPRSKSLDMGTQNMALSSLK, encoded by the exons ATGATGGCAATGGCTAGAAATTCAGGGGCCGTAAGCCGAACCTTAATTCCTGAATCTTCTCACTCTATGTCCCAGTGCCCAACCAGCGCTGACCGTAAACTCTTGAATAAAGCTATCAAGAGACTGGACAAACTGCATAAACTCTCCACTGACCCGAGGCTGGGTCTTAAAAATAGCCCACCGTACCTCCCTGAGCTTATGTCGGAGACCGCAAGCCTCCTAATAGAAATATGGGCTCCCTACAGGGGAACCGTGATGGCCGTGCCACGAGGGGACGAGGGCGAATATCTGAGGATCCATATTAAACACTTGGTGGACAAGGCGGAGAGAGCTTTGCTACTGTTTAAGAATGCAAGAGAGAAGATGTTTGAAGATTCTTCGAGCTTCAG GAGAAACCTTACTAAGCTGTCACTCCTGTTCAGCCACATGTTGTTTGAGCTGCGATCAATGTTTCCTGGAGGGCGTTTTCAGGGTGATACCTTTAGAGTTACCAAGACAGAGGCGAAAGATTTCTGGAGGAAGGCCTTTGGACACAA gtgtatagtggaatggaatgtttttaaactgcaTCTTAAAAGGGTTCACTACTTTGAAGAGGGGATGGAGGCTATGGCTTTGAAGTCCACAGTTGATCTCACTTGTAACGATCACATATCGGTTTTTGAGTTTGATATTTTCACCAGGCTTTTTCAG CCCTGGTCAACTTTGATAAGGAACTGGAATCACCTAGCAGTAACTCATCCTGGATACATGGCATTTCTCACATACGACCAAGTCAAGGCTCGACTAGAGCACTACAGACATCGTCCTGGCAG CTACATCTTTCGTCTCAGTTGCACACAAATGGGTCAGTGGGCGATAGGTCACGTGACCAATGATGGCAACATTCTGCAAACCATTCCTCAGAACACACCTTTGTTTCAAGCACTCATCAAAGGGTTCAGGGAAGGCTG CTACTTATACCCTGATGGGCGTGATGTGAACCCTGACCTTACCAGCCTGTGCAGTCCAACTCAAAAGAGTCGAGTCAATGTAACAGAG GAACAGTACGAGTTATACTGCGAGATTGGCAGCACCTTTCAGCTATGCAAAATCTGCACAGAACGAGACAAAGACACGCGCATTCAGCCCTGTGGACATCTGCTTTGCCAGCCCTGCCTGACTGGATGGCAG AAGTCTGACGGACACTCATGCCCCTACTGCCGCTGTGACATCAGAGGCACGGAGTCTATCCTCATTGAGCCCTACCTGCCAGCGAGAGACAGAAGCGAGGGATCaagggaggaggaggaggaggaagaggaggaagaggaggatcATGAGGACGTAGAGCTGGTGATGAAAAAACTGGCTTGCATGAAAAAG ATATCACAGGAAGAGTACAAAGTTCCCGGCGCCAGCCTTTCACCTCCTCCTCTACCTCCAAAACAGTGTGTATCACCCAGTCCATCTCCCAAACCACGCTCTAAATCTTTGGACATGGGCACTCAGAACATGGCCCTGTCCAGCTTG AAGTGA
- the cblc gene encoding E3 ubiquitin-protein ligase CBL-C isoform X4 → MMAMARNSGAVSRTLIPESSHSMSQCPTSADRKLLNKAIKRLDKLHKLSTDPRLGLKNSPPYLPELMSETASLLIEIWAPYRGTVMAVPRGDEGEYLRIHIKHLVDKAERALLLFKNAREKMFEDSSSFRRNLTKLSLLFSHMLFELRSMFPGGRFQGDTFRVTKTEAKDFWRKAFGHKCIVEWNVFKLHLKRVHYFEEGMEAMALKSTVDLTCNDHISVFEFDIFTRLFQPWSTLIRNWNHLAVTHPGYMAFLTYDQVKARLEHYRHRPGSYIFRLSCTQMGQWAIGHVTNDGNILQTIPQNTPLFQALIKGFREGCYLYPDGRDVNPDLTSLCSPTQKSRVNVTEEQYELYCEIGSTFQLCKICTERDKDTRIQPCGHLLCQPCLTGWQKSDGHSCPYCRCDIRGTESILIEPYLPARDRSEGSREEEEEEEEEEEDHEDVELVMKKLACMKKISQEEYKVPGASLSPPPLPPKQCVSPSPSPKPRSKSLDMGTQNMALSSLVG, encoded by the exons ATGATGGCAATGGCTAGAAATTCAGGGGCCGTAAGCCGAACCTTAATTCCTGAATCTTCTCACTCTATGTCCCAGTGCCCAACCAGCGCTGACCGTAAACTCTTGAATAAAGCTATCAAGAGACTGGACAAACTGCATAAACTCTCCACTGACCCGAGGCTGGGTCTTAAAAATAGCCCACCGTACCTCCCTGAGCTTATGTCGGAGACCGCAAGCCTCCTAATAGAAATATGGGCTCCCTACAGGGGAACCGTGATGGCCGTGCCACGAGGGGACGAGGGCGAATATCTGAGGATCCATATTAAACACTTGGTGGACAAGGCGGAGAGAGCTTTGCTACTGTTTAAGAATGCAAGAGAGAAGATGTTTGAAGATTCTTCGAGCTTCAG GAGAAACCTTACTAAGCTGTCACTCCTGTTCAGCCACATGTTGTTTGAGCTGCGATCAATGTTTCCTGGAGGGCGTTTTCAGGGTGATACCTTTAGAGTTACCAAGACAGAGGCGAAAGATTTCTGGAGGAAGGCCTTTGGACACAA gtgtatagtggaatggaatgtttttaaactgcaTCTTAAAAGGGTTCACTACTTTGAAGAGGGGATGGAGGCTATGGCTTTGAAGTCCACAGTTGATCTCACTTGTAACGATCACATATCGGTTTTTGAGTTTGATATTTTCACCAGGCTTTTTCAG CCCTGGTCAACTTTGATAAGGAACTGGAATCACCTAGCAGTAACTCATCCTGGATACATGGCATTTCTCACATACGACCAAGTCAAGGCTCGACTAGAGCACTACAGACATCGTCCTGGCAG CTACATCTTTCGTCTCAGTTGCACACAAATGGGTCAGTGGGCGATAGGTCACGTGACCAATGATGGCAACATTCTGCAAACCATTCCTCAGAACACACCTTTGTTTCAAGCACTCATCAAAGGGTTCAGGGAAGGCTG CTACTTATACCCTGATGGGCGTGATGTGAACCCTGACCTTACCAGCCTGTGCAGTCCAACTCAAAAGAGTCGAGTCAATGTAACAGAG GAACAGTACGAGTTATACTGCGAGATTGGCAGCACCTTTCAGCTATGCAAAATCTGCACAGAACGAGACAAAGACACGCGCATTCAGCCCTGTGGACATCTGCTTTGCCAGCCCTGCCTGACTGGATGGCAG AAGTCTGACGGACACTCATGCCCCTACTGCCGCTGTGACATCAGAGGCACGGAGTCTATCCTCATTGAGCCCTACCTGCCAGCGAGAGACAGAAGCGAGGGATCaagggaggaggaggaggaggaagaggaggaagaggaggatcATGAGGACGTAGAGCTGGTGATGAAAAAACTGGCTTGCATGAAAAAG ATATCACAGGAAGAGTACAAAGTTCCCGGCGCCAGCCTTTCACCTCCTCCTCTACCTCCAAAACAGTGTGTATCACCCAGTCCATCTCCCAAACCACGCTCTAAATCTTTGGACATGGGCACTCAGAACATGGCCCTGTCCAGCTTG GTGGGGTGA
- the cblc gene encoding E3 ubiquitin-protein ligase CBL-C isoform X2 yields MMAMARNSGAVSRTLIPESSHSMSQCPTSADRKLLNKAIKRLDKLHKLSTDPRLGLKNSPPYLPELMSETASLLIEIWAPYRGTVMAVPRGDEGEYLRIHIKHLVDKAERALLLFKNAREKMFEDSSSFRRNLTKLSLLFSHMLFELRSMFPGGRFQGDTFRVTKTEAKDFWRKAFGHKCIVEWNVFKLHLKRVHYFEEGMEAMALKSTVDLTCNDHISVFEFDIFTRLFQPWSTLIRNWNHLAVTHPGYMAFLTYDQVKARLEHYRHRPGSYIFRLSCTQMGQWAIGHVTNDGNILQTIPQNTPLFQALIKGFREGCYLYPDGRDVNPDLTSLCSPTQKSRVNVTEEQYELYCEIGSTFQLCKICTERDKDTRIQPCGHLLCQPCLTGWQKSDGHSCPYCRCDIRGTESILIEPYLPARDRSEGSREEEEEEEEEEEDHEDVELVMKKLACMKKISQEEYKVPGASLSPPPLPPKQCVSPSPSPKPRSKSLDMGTQNMALSSLKVKHSFQPIQTSADSEDFSGETSSLTSRTHSGVTWEGPSESVKKRKYEKRRDNYKDAESRAEDSTSVSPTNLKVTLHRDIRYSLL; encoded by the exons ATGATGGCAATGGCTAGAAATTCAGGGGCCGTAAGCCGAACCTTAATTCCTGAATCTTCTCACTCTATGTCCCAGTGCCCAACCAGCGCTGACCGTAAACTCTTGAATAAAGCTATCAAGAGACTGGACAAACTGCATAAACTCTCCACTGACCCGAGGCTGGGTCTTAAAAATAGCCCACCGTACCTCCCTGAGCTTATGTCGGAGACCGCAAGCCTCCTAATAGAAATATGGGCTCCCTACAGGGGAACCGTGATGGCCGTGCCACGAGGGGACGAGGGCGAATATCTGAGGATCCATATTAAACACTTGGTGGACAAGGCGGAGAGAGCTTTGCTACTGTTTAAGAATGCAAGAGAGAAGATGTTTGAAGATTCTTCGAGCTTCAG GAGAAACCTTACTAAGCTGTCACTCCTGTTCAGCCACATGTTGTTTGAGCTGCGATCAATGTTTCCTGGAGGGCGTTTTCAGGGTGATACCTTTAGAGTTACCAAGACAGAGGCGAAAGATTTCTGGAGGAAGGCCTTTGGACACAA gtgtatagtggaatggaatgtttttaaactgcaTCTTAAAAGGGTTCACTACTTTGAAGAGGGGATGGAGGCTATGGCTTTGAAGTCCACAGTTGATCTCACTTGTAACGATCACATATCGGTTTTTGAGTTTGATATTTTCACCAGGCTTTTTCAG CCCTGGTCAACTTTGATAAGGAACTGGAATCACCTAGCAGTAACTCATCCTGGATACATGGCATTTCTCACATACGACCAAGTCAAGGCTCGACTAGAGCACTACAGACATCGTCCTGGCAG CTACATCTTTCGTCTCAGTTGCACACAAATGGGTCAGTGGGCGATAGGTCACGTGACCAATGATGGCAACATTCTGCAAACCATTCCTCAGAACACACCTTTGTTTCAAGCACTCATCAAAGGGTTCAGGGAAGGCTG CTACTTATACCCTGATGGGCGTGATGTGAACCCTGACCTTACCAGCCTGTGCAGTCCAACTCAAAAGAGTCGAGTCAATGTAACAGAG GAACAGTACGAGTTATACTGCGAGATTGGCAGCACCTTTCAGCTATGCAAAATCTGCACAGAACGAGACAAAGACACGCGCATTCAGCCCTGTGGACATCTGCTTTGCCAGCCCTGCCTGACTGGATGGCAG AAGTCTGACGGACACTCATGCCCCTACTGCCGCTGTGACATCAGAGGCACGGAGTCTATCCTCATTGAGCCCTACCTGCCAGCGAGAGACAGAAGCGAGGGATCaagggaggaggaggaggaggaagaggaggaagaggaggatcATGAGGACGTAGAGCTGGTGATGAAAAAACTGGCTTGCATGAAAAAG ATATCACAGGAAGAGTACAAAGTTCCCGGCGCCAGCCTTTCACCTCCTCCTCTACCTCCAAAACAGTGTGTATCACCCAGTCCATCTCCCAAACCACGCTCTAAATCTTTGGACATGGGCACTCAGAACATGGCCCTGTCCAGCTTG AAAGTCAAACACAGTTTCCAGCCAATTCAAACCAGTGCAGACAG TGAGGACTTCTCTGGAGAAACCTCGTCTTTAACGTCGAGGACACATA GTGGGGTGACCTGGGAAGGACCCTCAGAAAGTGTTAAAAAGAGGAAGTACGAGAAAAGAAGGGATAATTATAAAGATGCTGAGAGCAGAGCGGAGGATTCAACATCTGTTTCACCAACAAACCTGAAAGTGACTCTTCATCGTGACATCAGATATAGTCTTTTATAG
- the cblc gene encoding E3 ubiquitin-protein ligase CBL-C isoform X1, whose product MMAMARNSGAVSRTLIPESSHSMSQCPTSADRKLLNKAIKRLDKLHKLSTDPRLGLKNSPPYLPELMSETASLLIEIWAPYRGTVMAVPRGDEGEYLRIHIKHLVDKAERALLLFKNAREKMFEDSSSFRRNLTKLSLLFSHMLFELRSMFPGGRFQGDTFRVTKTEAKDFWRKAFGHKCIVEWNVFKLHLKRVHYFEEGMEAMALKSTVDLTCNDHISVFEFDIFTRLFQPWSTLIRNWNHLAVTHPGYMAFLTYDQVKARLEHYRHRPGSYIFRLSCTQMGQWAIGHVTNDGNILQTIPQNTPLFQALIKGFREGCYLYPDGRDVNPDLTSLCSPTQKSRVNVTEEQYELYCEIGSTFQLCKICTERDKDTRIQPCGHLLCQPCLTGWQKSDGHSCPYCRCDIRGTESILIEPYLPARDRSEGSREEEEEEEEEEEDHEDVELVMKKLACMKKISQEEYKVPGASLSPPPLPPKQCVSPSPSPKPRSKSLDMGTQNMALSSLKVKHSFQPIQTSADRSEDFSGETSSLTSRTHSGVTWEGPSESVKKRKYEKRRDNYKDAESRAEDSTSVSPTNLKVTLHRDIRYSLL is encoded by the exons ATGATGGCAATGGCTAGAAATTCAGGGGCCGTAAGCCGAACCTTAATTCCTGAATCTTCTCACTCTATGTCCCAGTGCCCAACCAGCGCTGACCGTAAACTCTTGAATAAAGCTATCAAGAGACTGGACAAACTGCATAAACTCTCCACTGACCCGAGGCTGGGTCTTAAAAATAGCCCACCGTACCTCCCTGAGCTTATGTCGGAGACCGCAAGCCTCCTAATAGAAATATGGGCTCCCTACAGGGGAACCGTGATGGCCGTGCCACGAGGGGACGAGGGCGAATATCTGAGGATCCATATTAAACACTTGGTGGACAAGGCGGAGAGAGCTTTGCTACTGTTTAAGAATGCAAGAGAGAAGATGTTTGAAGATTCTTCGAGCTTCAG GAGAAACCTTACTAAGCTGTCACTCCTGTTCAGCCACATGTTGTTTGAGCTGCGATCAATGTTTCCTGGAGGGCGTTTTCAGGGTGATACCTTTAGAGTTACCAAGACAGAGGCGAAAGATTTCTGGAGGAAGGCCTTTGGACACAA gtgtatagtggaatggaatgtttttaaactgcaTCTTAAAAGGGTTCACTACTTTGAAGAGGGGATGGAGGCTATGGCTTTGAAGTCCACAGTTGATCTCACTTGTAACGATCACATATCGGTTTTTGAGTTTGATATTTTCACCAGGCTTTTTCAG CCCTGGTCAACTTTGATAAGGAACTGGAATCACCTAGCAGTAACTCATCCTGGATACATGGCATTTCTCACATACGACCAAGTCAAGGCTCGACTAGAGCACTACAGACATCGTCCTGGCAG CTACATCTTTCGTCTCAGTTGCACACAAATGGGTCAGTGGGCGATAGGTCACGTGACCAATGATGGCAACATTCTGCAAACCATTCCTCAGAACACACCTTTGTTTCAAGCACTCATCAAAGGGTTCAGGGAAGGCTG CTACTTATACCCTGATGGGCGTGATGTGAACCCTGACCTTACCAGCCTGTGCAGTCCAACTCAAAAGAGTCGAGTCAATGTAACAGAG GAACAGTACGAGTTATACTGCGAGATTGGCAGCACCTTTCAGCTATGCAAAATCTGCACAGAACGAGACAAAGACACGCGCATTCAGCCCTGTGGACATCTGCTTTGCCAGCCCTGCCTGACTGGATGGCAG AAGTCTGACGGACACTCATGCCCCTACTGCCGCTGTGACATCAGAGGCACGGAGTCTATCCTCATTGAGCCCTACCTGCCAGCGAGAGACAGAAGCGAGGGATCaagggaggaggaggaggaggaagaggaggaagaggaggatcATGAGGACGTAGAGCTGGTGATGAAAAAACTGGCTTGCATGAAAAAG ATATCACAGGAAGAGTACAAAGTTCCCGGCGCCAGCCTTTCACCTCCTCCTCTACCTCCAAAACAGTGTGTATCACCCAGTCCATCTCCCAAACCACGCTCTAAATCTTTGGACATGGGCACTCAGAACATGGCCCTGTCCAGCTTG AAAGTCAAACACAGTTTCCAGCCAATTCAAACCAGTGCAGACAG AAGTGAGGACTTCTCTGGAGAAACCTCGTCTTTAACGTCGAGGACACATA GTGGGGTGACCTGGGAAGGACCCTCAGAAAGTGTTAAAAAGAGGAAGTACGAGAAAAGAAGGGATAATTATAAAGATGCTGAGAGCAGAGCGGAGGATTCAACATCTGTTTCACCAACAAACCTGAAAGTGACTCTTCATCGTGACATCAGATATAGTCTTTTATAG
- the cblc gene encoding E3 ubiquitin-protein ligase CBL-C isoform X6, translating into MAVPRGDEGEYLRIHIKHLVDKAERALLLFKNAREKMFEDSSSFRRNLTKLSLLFSHMLFELRSMFPGGRFQGDTFRVTKTEAKDFWRKAFGHKCIVEWNVFKLHLKRVHYFEEGMEAMALKSTVDLTCNDHISVFEFDIFTRLFQPWSTLIRNWNHLAVTHPGYMAFLTYDQVKARLEHYRHRPGSYIFRLSCTQMGQWAIGHVTNDGNILQTIPQNTPLFQALIKGFREGCYLYPDGRDVNPDLTSLCSPTQKSRVNVTEEQYELYCEIGSTFQLCKICTERDKDTRIQPCGHLLCQPCLTGWQKSDGHSCPYCRCDIRGTESILIEPYLPARDRSEGSREEEEEEEEEEEDHEDVELVMKKLACMKKISQEEYKVPGASLSPPPLPPKQCVSPSPSPKPRSKSLDMGTQNMALSSLKVKHSFQPIQTSADRSEDFSGETSSLTSRTHSGVTWEGPSESVKKRKYEKRRDNYKDAESRAEDSTSVSPTNLKVTLHRDIRYSLL; encoded by the exons ATGGCCGTGCCACGAGGGGACGAGGGCGAATATCTGAGGATCCATATTAAACACTTGGTGGACAAGGCGGAGAGAGCTTTGCTACTGTTTAAGAATGCAAGAGAGAAGATGTTTGAAGATTCTTCGAGCTTCAG GAGAAACCTTACTAAGCTGTCACTCCTGTTCAGCCACATGTTGTTTGAGCTGCGATCAATGTTTCCTGGAGGGCGTTTTCAGGGTGATACCTTTAGAGTTACCAAGACAGAGGCGAAAGATTTCTGGAGGAAGGCCTTTGGACACAA gtgtatagtggaatggaatgtttttaaactgcaTCTTAAAAGGGTTCACTACTTTGAAGAGGGGATGGAGGCTATGGCTTTGAAGTCCACAGTTGATCTCACTTGTAACGATCACATATCGGTTTTTGAGTTTGATATTTTCACCAGGCTTTTTCAG CCCTGGTCAACTTTGATAAGGAACTGGAATCACCTAGCAGTAACTCATCCTGGATACATGGCATTTCTCACATACGACCAAGTCAAGGCTCGACTAGAGCACTACAGACATCGTCCTGGCAG CTACATCTTTCGTCTCAGTTGCACACAAATGGGTCAGTGGGCGATAGGTCACGTGACCAATGATGGCAACATTCTGCAAACCATTCCTCAGAACACACCTTTGTTTCAAGCACTCATCAAAGGGTTCAGGGAAGGCTG CTACTTATACCCTGATGGGCGTGATGTGAACCCTGACCTTACCAGCCTGTGCAGTCCAACTCAAAAGAGTCGAGTCAATGTAACAGAG GAACAGTACGAGTTATACTGCGAGATTGGCAGCACCTTTCAGCTATGCAAAATCTGCACAGAACGAGACAAAGACACGCGCATTCAGCCCTGTGGACATCTGCTTTGCCAGCCCTGCCTGACTGGATGGCAG AAGTCTGACGGACACTCATGCCCCTACTGCCGCTGTGACATCAGAGGCACGGAGTCTATCCTCATTGAGCCCTACCTGCCAGCGAGAGACAGAAGCGAGGGATCaagggaggaggaggaggaggaagaggaggaagaggaggatcATGAGGACGTAGAGCTGGTGATGAAAAAACTGGCTTGCATGAAAAAG ATATCACAGGAAGAGTACAAAGTTCCCGGCGCCAGCCTTTCACCTCCTCCTCTACCTCCAAAACAGTGTGTATCACCCAGTCCATCTCCCAAACCACGCTCTAAATCTTTGGACATGGGCACTCAGAACATGGCCCTGTCCAGCTTG AAAGTCAAACACAGTTTCCAGCCAATTCAAACCAGTGCAGACAG AAGTGAGGACTTCTCTGGAGAAACCTCGTCTTTAACGTCGAGGACACATA GTGGGGTGACCTGGGAAGGACCCTCAGAAAGTGTTAAAAAGAGGAAGTACGAGAAAAGAAGGGATAATTATAAAGATGCTGAGAGCAGAGCGGAGGATTCAACATCTGTTTCACCAACAAACCTGAAAGTGACTCTTCATCGTGACATCAGATATAGTCTTTTATAG